The Dermatophagoides farinae isolate YC_2012a unplaced genomic scaffold, ASM2471394v1 contig5, whole genome shotgun sequence genomic sequence TGAATAATTGTGAATTAGGAAATTATTCAGACGCTGAACTTATAATGCAAAAAGTAGTTCTAAGCGATCACAGCGagaataatcaaataatttccGAAAAAAATCCTAGGCTTTGTTATAACCAGAGTGAAGCATTAATAgcattgaatttcaaaaatactTCACAATTAAGCTTTTTAATCTCTACATTAAAACCTTCCAAACTCTACAGCTACGCTTCATCTTTGAGGATATATTCtagtaaaaaaatttcattaactGAGGTTACCCACGACgtattaaaaacaaacaaaggaGTGAATATTTCAGGTCATGATGCATCTTTTGAAAAAgatattaaaattttatctATTGAGAATTCGACCTTTCCGTGGCGTGCACTTTCTTACGTTTGCtcaaacgagaaaaaaatatcagacTTTTATATGCAAAGCAAAATTGGGGAAAACATATTTTTAGACATATACTCAGTTTCCTTCGACggtaaaaaaatatcatacAATGCGTATCAACGAGACATTTACATGGCTTTGAACATTGCTCATTTTAGTCTAAATTACAACGATTTTAGCTTGTTTTTACTTTGTGCATCGGCGAACGAGAAATGCCACTTGAAATATACGCATTTAagtaaacaaaaagaagACGCTCCTGTGTTTATCAATCGAGCAGAACTTACTAACAAAGCACAAATTCACGATCAACGAATTTTATCGTTGGGCAGTATAAACATTCAGTTTTACACGTTAGAGCTAGATTCTCTCAAGGTcgatattgaattttatcaactgcaaatttattttgaaataaaacagTCACATACAGTAGCTTTGAaagctaaaaaaaacaattacttGGTTCATTTATACAGCATttcaatgaaagaatttgaaaaaaacaacaaacttgGATTAACTTGCGAAAGTAAAAAACGGtttaaaaaaaccaaattagAAAAATGCACATCAATCCATAAGATAGACACATTCCACCTGAAAAATGCAAGCAAGTCAGAAAACGTAAATACATCGTACATTAGTGATGAATTAACACTAATTATCAGCCCACGCTTATTTTACTTcatcgaaattgaaaatactAACGTGATAAATTTAGATGTGGCAACAAGCATGATTATCAACACAAAGCTCGAAGCGATTTTCTAAACATGTCAATTTTGCATGTTTAGTGAAAAAACGGAGTCaatacaaaattaaaattaaccGAAGTACGTAGAACGAAGTCGAGGCTTATTTATATTAATAGtataaaacaataaaaagaaagtaaataaattattattacaatagTTTTGGTTTTCCAAAAAATCTTTAATTACTTCTGTCAAGAAAAAGCTTTATCTTATAAATTTCAACGTGCCCGCATCAATGCAATGCGATAATGTAATTTGGGATTGTTGTGGAAAGCTGTTTTGCTCTTATAAGTCCAAGTAAGTTGTGTACAACGTAACGAAATTCAGGTTCAAAACAACAGTACTATGTAAAAACAAGTACAATGTAACAGGGCTTTGCACTAAGTCCAACTGCCCTTTAGCTAATGGATACTATGCAACAATTATAGAAGATAATGAAGAATGTTATCTTTACCTGAAAACACCAGAAAGAGCCAACACTCCAGCTAAAATGtgggaaaaaatcaaacttgACACAAACACAGTAGAGGCCTTCAAACAGATTGACCGATCGATGAAAAACGTGTATAAAGAATATTTAATCCAGCGATGTAAACGCAGATTGTGTCGTATTCGCGAATACTTACAAAAATCGCGGGTACTCGCAGAAAAAGAACGTCCAGTGCTTGTTACAGAGTCGAAAAAACTAGCGAAGAGAGAAAGTTCACGAGAAATTAAAGCGCTTCGGGCTGCGAAAATCACCACTAATTTAGAGCAAGAACTGGTCAAACGACTTAAATCTGGTTACTATTCAGAAATTTATAACTTTAATAAAGCTCAATTTGACGAAGTTCTCGACGAAGCGAACGATCAAAACGACATGTTGGAGGATCTTGAAGCTGAAGAATTTTCAGAAGATGAAATACTTgaagaaaatattgaaattgaggACTTGTGAAGATTCAGTACAGTCATCACGTCAAAGAGTTGAAACTCTTTGCGAACTCTTCAACTAAAGAGTTTATTTCTAATAGCTGTTGAAACGTGGTTTTATATTCGGCAACTGTAGATCCTGACAGTTCCCTGACCATGTTGTATTTATCATCGTGGTCGCCGATAATATTGCTAACATTTACTGGATtaacaataaaatttgaatttttttgtatgcACATGTAAATTTCATCGAGTTCTTTATTTATGATATCGATGTTTGCTAAATAGAATTAAATGAAATCGACTTACATCCCATCGCTCTGATGGATTCATATGTTTCAATACTATCACTCATTTTTGAACTATAAATTCCCTTTTTTGAAAACTAATGAGTGACAATAATTTTGACAAcacgaataaatttttaaattcataaaaaaaataatagtgTAATGGATTTTGGAGGAGATTATTTTTTATGGAAAATCGACCAAACCTTGTTCTTACTGAATGgcgaaaataataaaaaaatttccaaaaagtTTGTGTGCCAGAATACGTCGGGTGAAACGCTGACATGGTGGgaaataatattgaaaattcaagaaaTAGATGGCTTGAAATATGtgtctttatttttaataaCCAACATATATTATGAGAACTATCATATGTGCATTCAGAGATGTTTGCCACGCTATCAGTGTTACATGGTCAATTCAAACGATATAGAGGTTTCATCACTGTCAGACGTGTGGCTGCCATCTTTGAAGCAAAACGAGTGTAGAGGTAGCGATGTGTTTTTACTATACGATGTCTTGCTAGAACAGCTACAAAACCTGACTCAGAAATACATTGTTGTCAAACTTCAACTACAGTATCGAAGTTCATTGGGGAAATACTACGGGCTAGACTTAGGGCTTTTTGGCTGTGATCAGATTGTGAGTTACTCCATTTTgggaaaaacatttcaagCAAGTAGTAACTACTTTGCCAGATCGAACTTGATAACTAAAAGCACCTATAATGAATTTCACAAGTCACACTTTTCTTTTGACGAATGTGTTTCTGATCAGACAAGATTTTTGCTCCGAAACAGATTTAACAGCGAATTtaccattgaaaaatttaatagtTACTTACTAGCTTTCTTGATCTCGCCGTGCGAGAGCAGACTTTTCTTACTGCCAACGAGTGGGCTACTCTATATATTGGAGTTGTTTGATTATCACCACATGAATATCTACACAGACATTGTGGCGTCTGCAATCAAAAACAGAGTTCCTAGGCTTAAAGAtctgataaaaatcaaaatgatagtTCGGCCTTCTATTGTGTTATTCAATCTAATGTTTTGGTCTGTTGTGCTTGTTGCATTCAGGAAACGACAAGTTGAGCCGCGCGAGTACATTTTGCTGCAAGagttttttgttgaagaACAGTTTGGACCTACTGTTTCACAAAAgtcagaaaaaataatattgagTTTTTTTAATCGctcaatcaaaaacaaactaGCAATTAATCTCAACCATCACGAAACTCCTGGTTCAGTATTAGAGCAACATGTCAGTTACGAAAGCTTCAACGCAACCGCAGCCTAATTAAatagaattattttttaattaatacaAGGTAAATGGTTAATTATACCACTTCTGTAATTCGCGCTGGCATATGTTACAACCAGTCTCTTCTCATATTAAAACACAGAATAATGTATATTCGATTTTAGGTATGTAAAATCGTATAAATATTGTAGCTTCTAACTTAAGAGGCGGGATAGGTTTTAAAAACCAGCTGCCttggaaaattaaaaaagacCTGcagttttttcaattcataacGACGaactaccaaaaaaaaaactggaaaaaTACTTTGATTTTGGGAGCTAATACTTTAGCTTCGCTCCCAAGTCAAATAAACGACAGATCTATCAAAGTTCtatctcaaaaaaaaaaaggacaGAATTTCTACTCGTCAATTCCAAACTTGTTATTTGAGAACGATAATTCAactcattttgtttgtggtGGAGCTTCCATATATGACGCGTTTCACAAACTAAAAATACCAAGATTAGTTTTTTGGACTAGAGTGAATTCTAGTAACCCAACCGATACAAAGGTTGATTTAACTGAAATGTTGAGAAACTACAGAGTTGTTGCTCTTACTAAAACTGCAAAAGACAATAACATTCTTTATGACCATTGTGTGTTAGCTAACAAATCTTTATCTTCGTTTGAGTTGTCGAAAGAGTTATCAAATATTAGAAAGTTAAAGTATTTCAATCGAACTAAAACTAACGACTCATCATACGAAAATTTAGGTGACTCTAAaccatttcaaaattatccCGATCCGAGTTTATTACAACACGAGGAGTTCCAATATTTAAAACACGCTAACGATATTTTAAAAACAGGTTCGAGATCTAATAACCGTACTGGGATAGATACATTGATGAAGTTTGGACTAGTGATGCGTTACGACTTAACGACTTCTTTTCCATTACTAACTActaaaaaagttttttggAACGGAATTGTTAAGGAATTGCTATGGTTCCTTAGGGGTCAAActgattcaaaaattttagaGCGAGATAATGTCAATATTTGGAAAGATAACGCTTCGAAGGAATTCTTGGAAAAAAGAGGACTCAAGAACTACCAGGAAGGAGACCTAGGTCCCATTTACGGCTTTCAATGGAGACACTTTGGAGCTGATTATAAAAACTGTCACACGGATTATTCCAACAAAGGTATTGATCAGATCAAAAACTTAAtcgaaatgatcaaaaaagaTCCCACATCCCGTCGGCTTATTGTTTCAGCTTGGAATCCCATGGCAATCGACAAAATGGCGCTTCCGCCGTGCCATGTATTGTCGCAATTTCATGTAGATGCggccaaaaaagaaatctcATGCGCATTGTATCAAAGAAGCGGGGATTGGGGTTTAGGTGTTCCATTTAACATCGCATCATACGCACTACTTTGTCATATTATTGGAAAACTCACTGGTTACAAACCAAAAGAGCTTGTTCATTTTGTGGCGAACGCGCATATTTACGCGAACCACGAagattcgattcgatcaCAGTGCAATAAAGTACCGAACCCATTTCCAGAAATCCAAATCAATCACATTGACGACATTGCCGATATTACTAGTAACGATATTAAATTGCGTAATTACGTGCCGAAGAAAgcgataaaaatgatttttgttgtataaAAACGAAAGCGCATTTTTGGCTTACATCACTCgtgtttttctctttagaGTAATTAATGGTGcataaaataatataaacGAATACATATCAAAGCAATGAATGTCTTTGATTCAACCGGATATTACGGAAACAATAATTCATACAGACCTATTCCAGACCAGAACCGTAAGTCAGTTGAGGaaagtttgaaaatttaaaacttcactctggattttttttttatacattttAGATTATTCGCAACCAGTACTTGTCGACACAGTTTATTACAATGACGCTATAGCTCGAAAAAACGAAGAGGAATTTCGTTATAAAGTTAAACAGTTTGACTTCGCAGTGGCGCTTTTGCCACTGGTTTGCTTTTTAGCAAACCCTATCTTTTGGATTTTACTTCTCTTTataattctttattttgtaCTGATCCGATAACTTA encodes the following:
- the LOC142598060 gene encoding uncharacterized protein LOC142598060 encodes the protein MLQPVSSHIKTQNNVYSILGDSKPFQNYPDPSLLQHEEFQYLKHANDILKTGSRSNNRTGIDTLMKFGLVMRYDLTTSFPLLTTKKVFWNGIVKELLWFLRGQTDSKILERDNVNIWKDNASKEFLEKRGLKNYQEGDLGPIYGFQWRHFGADYKNCHTDYSNKGIDQIKNLIEMIKKDPTSRRLIVSAWNPMAIDKMALPPCHVLSQFHVDAAKKEISCALYQRSGDWGLGVPFNIASYALLCHIIGKLTGYKPKELVHFVANAHIYANHEDSIRSQCNKVPNPFPEIQINHIDDIADITSNDIKLHYSQPVLVDTVYYNDAIARKNEEEFRYKVK